The following are encoded in a window of Planctomycetia bacterium genomic DNA:
- a CDS encoding preprotein translocase subunit SecA has product MGTIPDGFSARIQALAGGPVARRLAQWAMLLPKISSYEPELMELKDHELRKRSLSIQYRAKALEPLDRLLPQAYALVREAGRRALNMRHFDVQMLGGAAMHQHCIAEMQTGEGKTLTATLPLYLNSLTGKGALLATVNDYLARRDAEWMRPLYEMLGLTVGVIETQMSQAQRRKAYACDITYGTAKEFGFDFLRDRLLMRRIQEGETDVLAGMLGQFSGEKNEKPVQRGAYFCLVDEADSILIDEARTPLIISALPTEAERIAVECYRWASSIANDFIEDDHFEYEHDKKKVELSATGRHLARRLTKPEAMDSVGMYTIYEYVERAIKVHREFTLDRHYVVRDDEIVIVDEFTGRLSEGRKWRDGIHQAIEAKEAITVTVATGQAARVTVQDYFLRFEKLGGMTGTASSSASEFQKIYKLRVVPVPTNRPAIRQALPTLVFGHNDEKWAAIVEEIREMHALGRPVLVGTRSIDKSEHLSRLLHAAGIEHQVLNARHVAEEAEIIGRAGLPDRVTVSTNMAGRGTDIKLAPEVAELGGLHVICTEMHDAARIDRQLIGRCGRQGDPGTYRQYLSLDDDLLETGFGPKRARRWKTRGENNPGQVGGFASYFRKAQKKVERKHFRDRKVLMYYEKERKKLQRQMGQDPYLDTPG; this is encoded by the coding sequence GTGGGCACGATACCCGACGGATTTTCAGCCAGGATTCAGGCGCTCGCCGGCGGCCCGGTCGCGCGCCGGCTCGCGCAATGGGCGATGCTGCTGCCCAAGATCTCCAGCTATGAGCCGGAGCTGATGGAGCTGAAGGACCACGAGTTGCGGAAGCGCAGCCTGTCGATCCAATACCGCGCGAAGGCCCTGGAACCGCTCGACCGATTGCTGCCCCAGGCCTACGCTTTGGTCCGCGAGGCCGGCCGCCGCGCGCTTAACATGCGGCACTTCGATGTGCAGATGCTCGGCGGCGCGGCCATGCACCAACATTGCATCGCCGAGATGCAAACCGGCGAAGGCAAAACGCTCACCGCGACGTTGCCGTTGTATTTGAATTCGCTCACCGGCAAGGGCGCGCTGTTGGCCACGGTGAACGATTACCTCGCCCGTCGCGACGCCGAGTGGATGCGGCCCCTCTATGAAATGCTCGGGCTGACGGTCGGCGTGATCGAAACGCAGATGTCGCAAGCGCAGCGGCGCAAAGCCTACGCCTGCGATATTACTTATGGCACGGCCAAGGAATTCGGCTTCGACTTCCTCCGCGATCGCTTGTTGATGCGGCGGATCCAGGAAGGCGAGACCGACGTGCTGGCTGGCATGCTGGGGCAGTTCTCAGGCGAGAAGAACGAAAAGCCCGTGCAACGGGGCGCGTACTTCTGCCTGGTGGACGAGGCGGACAGCATTCTGATCGACGAGGCGCGGACGCCGCTGATTATCAGCGCGCTGCCGACGGAGGCGGAACGGATCGCCGTTGAATGCTATCGCTGGGCGTCGTCGATCGCGAATGATTTCATTGAGGACGATCATTTCGAATACGAGCACGACAAGAAGAAAGTCGAGCTCTCCGCCACGGGACGGCACTTGGCGCGGCGCTTGACGAAGCCCGAGGCGATGGACTCGGTCGGCATGTACACGATCTACGAGTACGTGGAGCGCGCGATCAAGGTGCATCGCGAGTTCACGCTCGACCGGCACTACGTGGTGCGGGACGACGAGATTGTGATCGTCGACGAGTTCACAGGCCGCTTGTCCGAAGGTCGCAAATGGCGCGACGGCATTCACCAGGCCATTGAAGCGAAAGAAGCGATCACGGTGACCGTGGCCACCGGCCAGGCGGCGCGCGTCACCGTGCAGGACTATTTCCTGCGCTTCGAAAAGCTCGGCGGCATGACCGGTACGGCGTCGAGCTCGGCGAGCGAATTCCAAAAGATCTACAAGCTCCGCGTCGTGCCGGTGCCGACGAATCGCCCGGCGATCCGCCAGGCACTGCCGACGCTGGTGTTTGGGCACAACGACGAAAAATGGGCCGCGATCGTCGAGGAAATCCGCGAGATGCACGCTCTCGGCCGCCCCGTGCTGGTCGGCACGCGGTCGATCGATAAATCGGAGCATTTATCGCGCCTGCTGCACGCAGCGGGCATCGAGCACCAGGTGCTGAACGCCCGACACGTCGCCGAAGAGGCGGAAATCATCGGCCGCGCCGGATTGCCCGACCGCGTCACCGTCAGCACGAACATGGCCGGCCGCGGCACCGACATCAAACTCGCGCCGGAAGTCGCGGAGCTCGGCGGGCTGCACGTGATCTGCACCGAGATGCACGACGCGGCGCGGATCGACCGGCAGTTGATCGGTCGCTGCGGACGCCAAGGCGATCCGGGCACCTACCGGCAGTACCTTTCACTCGACGACGACCTCTTGGAGACCGGCTTCGGTCCTAAGCGCGCCCGGCGCTGGAAAACACGCGGTGAAAATAATCCCGGCCAGGTCGGCGGCTTCGCGTCGTACTTCCGCAAAGCGCAGAAGAAAGTGGAACGCAAGCACTTTCGCGACCGCAAAGTGCTGATGTACTACGAGAAGGAGCGCAAGAAGCTTCAGCGCCAGATGGGCCAGGATCCGTACCTTGATACGCCGGGGTAA
- a CDS encoding MBL fold metallo-hydrolase — MIERRPVFPHVIEINYQLGQRIGCNVYLVYDGPEWALIDIGFEETVDEIIETIRQLDFPLSSCKTIVATHADVDHIQGLAKAKQLLKTTVTGHPLAAEPLATGDVIRTFAEIAAQDIHMAMPPVKLDTLVNDGDRIAIGGQSLEVWHTPGHTDSQLSFRLGNLLMSGDNIYRDGCIGAIDAHHGSDIPSFLRSLRRIRASDVEWLLPSHGPIFRKDDALLDRTIARVEGYLHMADFGTCAVDWPLMDQWDRELAEGKFP; from the coding sequence ATGATCGAGCGGAGGCCGGTATTTCCGCATGTAATTGAGATCAACTATCAGTTGGGCCAGCGAATCGGTTGCAACGTCTACCTGGTCTACGACGGCCCGGAATGGGCGTTGATCGACATTGGCTTCGAAGAAACCGTCGACGAGATCATCGAAACGATTCGACAGCTGGATTTTCCGCTGTCGAGTTGCAAGACGATCGTCGCCACGCATGCCGATGTGGATCACATCCAGGGGCTCGCCAAGGCCAAGCAACTGCTGAAGACGACCGTCACCGGTCATCCGCTCGCCGCCGAGCCGCTCGCCACCGGCGACGTGATTCGCACCTTTGCGGAGATCGCCGCGCAAGACATTCACATGGCGATGCCGCCGGTGAAGCTCGATACGCTCGTCAACGACGGCGACCGGATTGCGATCGGCGGGCAATCGCTCGAGGTCTGGCATACGCCCGGCCACACCGATAGCCAGCTTTCGTTCCGCCTCGGCAACTTGCTGATGAGCGGCGACAACATTTATCGTGACGGCTGCATCGGCGCGATCGACGCCCATCACGGCAGCGACATCCCGTCGTTCCTCCGCTCGTTGCGCCGCATTCGGGCCAGCGACGTGGAATGGCTGCTGCCCAGCCACGGGCCGATTTTCCGCAAGGACGACGCGCTCTTGGACCGCACCATCGCCCGCGTGGAAGGCTACCTCCACATGGCCGATTTCGGCACCTGCGCCGTCGATTGGCCGCTGATGGACCAATGGGATCGAGAACTTGCGGAGGGGAAGTTTCCGTAG
- a CDS encoding sigma-70 family RNA polymerase sigma factor, with product MALSDVDRNLLERCLTRQPRAWEDFVDRFTGLVVHVINHSAQSRSIRLVREDFEDLASEVFLTVLREDFAILRRFRGQSSLATYLTVIARRVVVRELLARKQATSLAASHPVASAETEARIHDREEVDRLLEDLEPGEAHIVRLFHLDGLSYHEISQSTGINENSIGPLLARAREKMRRAGEAVG from the coding sequence GTGGCGCTTTCTGACGTCGACCGCAATTTATTGGAGCGCTGCCTGACCCGGCAGCCCCGTGCCTGGGAGGATTTTGTCGACCGGTTCACCGGCTTGGTGGTGCATGTCATCAACCACTCGGCCCAGTCACGGTCGATCCGCCTGGTCCGCGAAGATTTCGAGGACCTGGCCAGCGAAGTCTTTTTGACCGTCCTGCGCGAGGATTTCGCGATCTTGCGACGGTTCCGGGGGCAAAGCAGCCTGGCCACGTACCTGACGGTCATTGCCCGGCGGGTCGTCGTGAGGGAATTGTTGGCCCGCAAGCAGGCCACTTCCCTGGCCGCATCGCATCCGGTCGCCAGCGCCGAGACGGAAGCCCGTATTCATGATCGCGAAGAAGTCGATCGGCTGCTGGAAGACCTCGAGCCGGGCGAGGCGCACATCGTGCGACTGTTTCACCTCGACGGCCTGAGCTATCACGAAATCAGTCAGTCGACCGGCATCAACGAAAACTCCATCGGGCCCCTCTTGGCCCGGGCCCGCGAGAAAATGCGCCGCGCCGGGGAAGCGGTCGGTTAG